A single genomic interval of Rosistilla ulvae harbors:
- a CDS encoding TIGR03545 family protein yields MIRWRFVLTRVLIVVLVIVLIRLALGPAVRYAAQQTLQKATGGRVDIAQTHIDLWPPRIYFEEVHIADPSKEMEDAVQAELIEFRLQPSALVRRQWVVEKARITGLKVNEARTTDGRLATRETPATNGESFSGKLAGLLQDYAKDHATAFARDLETVKTSEDIRIRWKNEYESLTARAKQLEGAIREVRDGIQGIDNPLRDLPQLQRALQQAEAIRQDLLVVRKAIDDLPLAVQADLARMEQARQADVDRVAEYIPLADGQEADFSPEMFRQVVTTQLDRVRSFLDGSRSVADWTVVSPESERTRGKDFNFVLGKLPPSWLVQLAEVSGEIQVDGVKYDLQGVMENITTQPLLANGPLVGRLKLDGPQIVRVDFQRHTEEQRSWDDVTLHWPQLPINTLAVGDSKETSIRLQPGGVELWVQMLVDGDHVEGKLISQMRNTHVSAEIPSNKYNAALVSSLSDSLQDVREVNVEARFGGRWDTMKINVASNLSGLFSNAVKNGLAAQTAATKTQLMGLADNAYRDQVGELQVWLTQQQTQVRKTLTEVDGSVEEISQKLVKQLGAPDLYLGRLQRGLEVPMPKF; encoded by the coding sequence ATGATTCGCTGGCGATTTGTATTAACCCGAGTTCTCATTGTTGTCCTCGTGATCGTCTTGATCCGTCTAGCGCTCGGCCCAGCCGTCCGTTACGCGGCGCAGCAAACGTTGCAGAAAGCGACGGGCGGACGCGTCGACATCGCACAAACGCATATCGATCTGTGGCCACCACGGATCTATTTCGAAGAGGTCCATATCGCCGATCCGTCCAAAGAGATGGAAGACGCGGTTCAAGCCGAACTGATCGAGTTCCGGTTGCAGCCTTCGGCGCTCGTCCGACGCCAATGGGTTGTCGAAAAGGCGAGAATCACCGGGTTGAAGGTGAACGAAGCGCGGACCACCGATGGGCGACTGGCGACTCGTGAAACTCCCGCAACCAATGGCGAGAGCTTTTCCGGCAAGCTGGCAGGCCTGCTGCAAGACTACGCGAAGGACCACGCCACCGCATTCGCTCGCGATCTGGAAACCGTGAAGACTTCCGAAGACATTCGCATTCGCTGGAAGAATGAATACGAATCGCTGACCGCGCGAGCGAAACAGCTCGAAGGGGCGATCCGCGAAGTGCGCGACGGGATCCAAGGGATCGACAACCCATTGCGCGACCTGCCACAACTGCAACGTGCACTCCAACAAGCTGAAGCCATCCGACAGGACCTGCTGGTCGTCCGCAAGGCGATCGACGACTTGCCGCTGGCCGTGCAAGCCGATTTGGCGCGGATGGAACAGGCGCGTCAAGCCGACGTCGACCGCGTCGCCGAATACATCCCGCTGGCCGATGGGCAAGAAGCTGATTTCAGCCCCGAGATGTTTCGCCAGGTTGTTACAACACAACTGGATCGCGTTCGCTCGTTCCTCGACGGCAGCCGTTCGGTCGCCGACTGGACAGTCGTCAGCCCCGAGTCAGAGCGAACCCGCGGCAAGGACTTCAACTTTGTGCTCGGTAAACTGCCGCCATCTTGGCTGGTCCAACTGGCGGAAGTATCTGGCGAGATCCAAGTCGACGGCGTGAAATACGATCTACAAGGCGTGATGGAAAACATCACAACTCAGCCGCTGCTGGCCAACGGACCGCTGGTTGGGCGATTGAAGCTGGACGGACCTCAGATCGTTCGTGTCGACTTCCAACGTCACACCGAAGAGCAACGCTCGTGGGATGACGTGACGTTGCACTGGCCCCAATTGCCGATCAACACGTTGGCGGTTGGCGATTCGAAGGAAACCTCGATTCGTTTGCAGCCAGGTGGCGTGGAGCTGTGGGTTCAGATGCTGGTCGACGGAGATCATGTCGAAGGCAAGCTAATCTCGCAGATGCGGAACACCCACGTTTCCGCGGAGATTCCGTCGAACAAATACAACGCAGCGTTGGTATCGTCGCTGTCCGACTCGCTTCAAGACGTTCGGGAAGTGAACGTAGAGGCCCGCTTTGGTGGTCGTTGGGACACGATGAAGATCAACGTCGCCAGCAACCTTTCGGGGCTCTTCTCCAACGCGGTAAAGAACGGTCTGGCAGCACAGACCGCCGCCACGAAAACCCAGTTGATGGGATTGGCCGACAACGCCTACCGCGACCAAGTTGGGGAACTGCAGGTCTGGCTGACGCAGCAACAGACGCAGGTTCGCAAGACCCTGACCGAAGTCGACGGAAGCGTCGAAGAGATCAGCCAAAAGCTAGTCAAACAACTCGGCGCACCCGACCTCTACCTCGGCCGACTGCAACGCGGCCTAGAAGTCCCAATGCCGAAGTTCTAG
- a CDS encoding tetratricopeptide repeat protein translates to MMYDGDFERGERYFSDLLMGLPAVLGCLVLTPFLLYVWSREAKLEDIYRHAATRAYDAQQHDLAVVCFDRLIRINPRLEDRFHLGLSLVAAGDQERGLRIMSGIASPEKQGFGPAHVWQAKQLMVNPEADLETITTAISHLSNAKKTLYKDSEVNYLLATCFWGTGSTERALESLRDASLQNPAYYYDLFKACQKHKLLPETNKAAELASDFLKQQVASHPLDRDARYRYVEVQIWLNVFDNAEQILLQGADVDPDGDWNKTLAKAYLARFRQRKSERVSLDELLSYLQKALAADPESTDVIKELADVGIVDPSGRIEKMLEQSLTSGRHNAIVHFVLGSRRWQLNLVDDAVFHMKRAYKLDKSLSIAANNLAYYELLKEDGDLQRGLELIDELLQEFPDSHAFRETRGQLLAGLERWEEALDELEYALPKFPQEKRLHASLALCYDAIGQSKLASQHREIAAAVQQSN, encoded by the coding sequence ATGATGTACGACGGTGATTTTGAACGCGGTGAACGCTATTTTTCCGATCTTCTGATGGGGCTTCCGGCCGTGTTGGGATGTTTGGTGCTCACCCCCTTTTTATTGTACGTATGGTCGCGTGAAGCGAAGCTGGAGGATATCTATCGTCACGCCGCAACGCGCGCCTACGATGCACAGCAGCACGACTTGGCGGTCGTCTGTTTTGACCGATTGATTCGCATCAACCCTCGCCTTGAAGACCGCTTCCATCTCGGGCTGTCTCTCGTCGCAGCGGGCGATCAGGAGCGTGGTTTGCGGATCATGTCGGGGATTGCATCGCCGGAGAAACAAGGATTTGGCCCCGCGCATGTTTGGCAAGCCAAACAATTGATGGTCAATCCTGAGGCCGACCTCGAAACGATCACAACGGCAATCTCTCATCTTTCCAATGCGAAAAAGACCCTCTACAAGGACAGCGAGGTTAACTATCTGCTGGCAACTTGCTTTTGGGGAACCGGTTCGACCGAACGAGCATTGGAATCGTTAAGAGACGCTTCACTTCAAAACCCAGCGTACTACTATGATCTATTCAAAGCTTGCCAGAAGCACAAATTGCTGCCTGAAACGAACAAGGCAGCCGAACTGGCGAGCGATTTCCTGAAGCAGCAGGTTGCCAGTCATCCGTTGGATCGCGATGCACGCTATCGATACGTTGAGGTGCAAATTTGGCTCAATGTCTTCGACAATGCCGAACAAATACTTCTGCAAGGAGCCGATGTTGATCCGGATGGGGATTGGAACAAGACGCTTGCCAAAGCCTATCTTGCTCGATTTCGCCAACGAAAAAGCGAGCGAGTTAGTTTGGATGAACTGCTGTCCTATCTTCAGAAAGCACTTGCCGCAGATCCTGAGAGTACGGATGTGATCAAGGAGTTGGCGGATGTTGGTATCGTCGACCCCAGCGGAAGGATCGAAAAGATGCTGGAGCAATCGCTCACTAGTGGCCGCCACAATGCGATTGTCCATTTTGTACTGGGCTCGCGTCGGTGGCAGCTAAACTTAGTCGACGATGCCGTTTTCCATATGAAACGCGCCTACAAGCTTGATAAGAGCTTAAGCATCGCAGCCAACAACCTCGCCTATTACGAGTTACTCAAAGAAGATGGCGACCTTCAAAGAGGGTTGGAATTGATCGATGAATTGCTCCAGGAATTCCCCGATTCGCACGCCTTTCGTGAAACGCGCGGGCAGCTGCTGGCAGGGTTGGAACGTTGGGAGGAGGCGTTGGATGAATTGGAATACGCACTGCCAAAGTTCCCCCAGGAAAAACGGCTGCATGCCTCATTGGCGTTATGCTACGATGCCATTGGACAATCTAAATTGGCATCGCAGCACCGTGAAATCGCTGCTGCAGTGCAGCAGTCCAACTAA
- the xrtU gene encoding exosortase U has product MTTETPHALPSRGVRSFYSFLPNWLSIDRFGLGLLLVLAAAYIPLSLRLARWLWYRDHYSFFPLGIAAGLALIVAAFSDPSYKPTSKWLRRSLIAIAFLSLLVATLLVSPWLAGVSSMFLLAALIYSLGGGQVAKKALPAWLLLWLVIPIPLSYDRELIVFLQGIATHLSSGILDLFGYRHMVDGVVLRLPSQSYQVEEACSGVQSLFSALFCTGLYLILNKAGVVRSLLVLVAAFFWVLVANISRIVAVVVLKEEFALPVDVGVYHQMLGVIFFALTLLAIFSTERFLCFLWPASIPPYWHKEHEAKAGDTKPKRKRKRRPISSFLGARERRVVLGLFGTLALVQYTSIALGGSMASASRADIELLAQPCGDLVPPTLGGWRNVEYQHVVRESGNVNGEVSQLWIMSKGALRAQASIDGPYTNGWHYLTDCYRGQGWEDTNIKFSTYRDAGFDRGGDFMAFDVAKEPEQYGLVTTGLFDNEFRGFLAPEVKKMQRHAGRLNDLLRLVKSLFGGGDATVAKSDSLSFQIQVFCQSPEPLTDVERGDLADLFHRFRQHVAPLGDSVGTDSQ; this is encoded by the coding sequence GTGACAACAGAAACTCCACACGCACTCCCTTCTCGGGGAGTGCGTTCGTTTTATAGCTTCCTTCCCAATTGGCTCTCGATCGACCGTTTTGGTCTGGGGCTGCTGTTAGTTTTGGCTGCGGCTTATATTCCACTATCGCTTCGATTGGCGAGGTGGCTTTGGTATCGCGACCACTACAGCTTCTTTCCGCTGGGGATCGCGGCGGGCCTTGCTTTGATCGTTGCGGCATTTTCCGATCCAAGCTATAAGCCAACTTCTAAGTGGCTGCGTCGCTCTTTGATCGCGATTGCGTTCCTGAGCCTATTGGTTGCCACCCTGCTGGTTTCTCCCTGGCTTGCCGGGGTGTCGAGTATGTTTTTGCTGGCGGCACTGATCTATTCTCTTGGTGGGGGGCAGGTCGCGAAGAAGGCTTTGCCGGCCTGGTTATTGTTGTGGTTGGTGATCCCCATTCCGCTCAGCTACGACCGCGAGCTGATCGTTTTTCTGCAGGGAATTGCCACCCATCTGTCCAGTGGTATCTTGGATTTGTTCGGCTATCGACACATGGTGGATGGTGTTGTGCTCCGCTTGCCCTCCCAGTCGTATCAGGTCGAAGAGGCTTGCAGTGGGGTCCAATCGCTGTTTTCAGCATTGTTCTGTACAGGTCTGTATCTGATCTTGAACAAGGCTGGCGTCGTGAGGTCCCTGTTGGTTCTGGTCGCTGCTTTCTTCTGGGTCTTGGTCGCCAATATCTCGCGAATTGTTGCCGTTGTCGTCTTGAAGGAGGAGTTTGCACTGCCGGTGGATGTGGGCGTCTATCATCAGATGTTGGGAGTGATTTTCTTTGCATTGACTCTATTGGCAATTTTCAGCACCGAGCGTTTTTTATGCTTCCTGTGGCCGGCGTCGATTCCTCCTTACTGGCATAAGGAACATGAGGCAAAGGCTGGCGATACCAAGCCGAAGCGGAAGCGAAAACGACGTCCGATCTCCAGTTTCTTGGGAGCGCGCGAGCGGCGCGTCGTGCTTGGGTTGTTTGGAACGCTTGCACTCGTACAGTACACGTCGATTGCGTTAGGTGGATCGATGGCATCTGCGTCCCGTGCGGATATCGAACTCCTCGCGCAGCCCTGCGGAGATCTTGTTCCCCCGACGCTTGGCGGTTGGCGTAATGTCGAGTACCAGCATGTCGTGAGAGAAAGTGGAAATGTGAATGGCGAAGTCTCGCAGCTTTGGATTATGTCCAAGGGAGCGCTTCGAGCGCAGGCGTCCATCGATGGCCCTTATACCAATGGTTGGCATTACCTGACCGATTGCTATCGAGGCCAAGGGTGGGAAGACACCAACATCAAATTTTCAACGTATCGCGATGCGGGCTTCGACCGCGGTGGTGATTTCATGGCATTTGATGTCGCAAAGGAACCAGAGCAGTACGGGCTTGTCACAACCGGTCTGTTCGACAACGAATTCCGCGGGTTTCTTGCCCCTGAAGTGAAAAAAATGCAACGGCATGCGGGGCGATTGAATGACCTGCTTCGGCTCGTTAAATCTCTCTTTGGCGGCGGCGATGCAACCGTTGCAAAAAGCGATAGCCTTAGCTTTCAGATCCAAGTCTTCTGTCAGTCACCTGAGCCGCTGACCGATGTCGAACGCGGTGATCTGGCGGATTTGTTCCACCGGTTCCGGCAGCATGTGGCTCCTCTAGGTGATAGTGTAGGAACAGACTCGCAATGA
- a CDS encoding tetratricopeptide repeat protein has translation MILFARPIHWLETRKTSHLWPALPAAIVIAAVLLPAMLSPLLQGRTAQRYKKAVNEAVIDHDYQTAALFLQKIDGNSPVDSSVQFNRAVVDEALGRSDAALKSMDLLAPEDEFGYGRAHLWKAHRLVASIKEWTPANLSPLIHHLDGAVAEEPNLADAHLLYGFAYHKAGMKSEAIEHLEKIVDQRPEMHLTLADLYDQVSEKSQAKKHYKLAKAYLEELLAEEPSDATARTQLALIHFRNSEFPEAEKLLVEGMQLATEAGLQPQSKTLASTLANLYVQRVDSLALESDSLESQVQIIRLLGQVLTLEPGNQAAIARLAEFSRFEGDAGEQAQQLVNKMLASGHATATAHFILGTHATQGGDSAKAMQHFRQAYRKNPQMPALLNNIAWFMSHKEPPEYEKALGFSSRAVELVEANNPMYPYVIETRGQIHAALQQWEQALTDLEQALPVLKGAVELHQTLAKVYEALGNKDLSEEHARIVKSLTN, from the coding sequence TTGATCCTATTTGCTCGGCCAATCCATTGGCTGGAGACGCGTAAGACAAGCCATTTATGGCCCGCACTCCCCGCGGCAATCGTGATCGCCGCTGTTTTGCTGCCCGCTATGCTTAGCCCCTTGCTGCAAGGTCGGACTGCACAACGCTATAAAAAGGCTGTCAATGAAGCCGTCATCGATCATGACTATCAAACCGCGGCGTTGTTTTTGCAGAAGATTGATGGCAATTCCCCCGTCGATTCCAGTGTGCAATTTAACCGTGCTGTGGTCGACGAAGCATTGGGACGCAGCGACGCCGCATTAAAGTCCATGGACCTCTTAGCACCGGAGGACGAATTCGGCTATGGCCGAGCGCACCTGTGGAAGGCGCATCGTTTGGTCGCCAGTATTAAGGAATGGACGCCAGCCAACCTCTCACCGCTGATACACCACCTCGACGGAGCGGTGGCTGAGGAGCCTAATCTTGCCGACGCACACTTGCTTTATGGATTTGCCTACCACAAAGCGGGTATGAAGAGCGAGGCGATTGAGCATCTGGAAAAGATTGTTGATCAACGTCCCGAAATGCACCTTACTCTCGCTGATCTTTACGATCAGGTCTCGGAAAAGTCTCAAGCAAAGAAGCATTATAAGCTGGCGAAAGCTTATCTCGAGGAGCTCCTTGCAGAGGAGCCCAGCGATGCCACAGCTCGAACTCAGTTGGCGTTGATCCATTTTAGAAATAGCGAGTTCCCCGAGGCTGAAAAGCTGCTTGTCGAAGGAATGCAACTAGCCACCGAAGCCGGCTTACAACCGCAGTCGAAGACGTTGGCTTCGACACTGGCAAATCTATATGTCCAGCGCGTCGATTCTCTTGCGCTGGAGAGTGATTCACTGGAATCACAAGTGCAGATCATTCGGCTGCTTGGGCAAGTTTTGACGCTCGAACCAGGCAATCAAGCGGCGATTGCGCGACTTGCTGAGTTCTCGCGGTTCGAAGGGGATGCAGGAGAGCAAGCGCAACAACTGGTAAACAAGATGCTTGCGTCGGGGCATGCCACGGCGACCGCCCATTTCATTTTGGGCACTCACGCAACCCAAGGTGGAGATTCGGCCAAGGCGATGCAGCACTTCAGGCAAGCCTATCGCAAAAATCCACAGATGCCTGCGCTGTTAAACAACATTGCTTGGTTCATGTCCCATAAGGAACCGCCAGAATACGAAAAAGCACTTGGTTTCAGCAGTCGCGCTGTCGAACTTGTTGAAGCGAACAATCCAATGTACCCATACGTTATCGAAACTCGGGGGCAAATCCATGCGGCACTGCAGCAGTGGGAGCAGGCTCTCACAGACTTGGAGCAGGCGCTTCCCGTTCTGAAGGGGGCGGTTGAATTGCATCAAACCCTTGCAAAAGTCTATGAGGCTTTGGGGAACAAGGACTTGTCGGAAGAGCACGCACGGATTGTCAAATCGTTGACAAACTAG